The following proteins come from a genomic window of Achromobacter sp. AONIH1:
- a CDS encoding ABC transporter permease: MAQSPNPGRTRTAPPLADTPKRASILKKLRSRPTVTGSAIALAVLIILVVFAPYFAPQNPYDLANLSLMDGRLAPRQALMDGSIAWLGTDDQGRDMLSAILYGLRISLMVGLSAVVLATAVGGAVGLVAAYMGGVVDTILMRIVDFILGFPTILVALVLLVVMGRGVDKVILALVLVQWGHYARIMRGRALQERRKEYVEAAANLGFPAWRIMAFHLLPNCLGPVMVFATIQIATAIALEATLSFLGVGVPITEPSLGLLISNGFQYLLSGDYWISLFPGIALLLLILSINIVGDRLRESLDPKR; this comes from the coding sequence ATGGCTCAATCTCCCAATCCCGGCCGCACCCGCACCGCCCCGCCCCTGGCGGACACGCCCAAGCGCGCCTCCATCCTGAAGAAACTGCGCTCTCGGCCCACCGTGACCGGCTCGGCCATCGCGCTGGCCGTGCTGATCATCCTGGTGGTGTTCGCGCCCTACTTCGCGCCGCAGAACCCCTACGACCTCGCCAACCTCTCGCTCATGGACGGCCGCCTGGCGCCGCGCCAGGCGCTGATGGACGGCAGCATCGCCTGGCTGGGCACCGACGACCAGGGCCGCGACATGCTCAGCGCCATCCTGTATGGCCTGCGCATCAGCCTGATGGTGGGCCTGTCCGCCGTGGTGCTGGCCACCGCCGTGGGCGGCGCGGTTGGCCTGGTGGCCGCCTACATGGGCGGCGTGGTCGACACCATCCTGATGCGCATCGTCGACTTCATCCTGGGCTTTCCGACCATCCTGGTGGCGCTGGTGCTGCTGGTGGTGATGGGGCGCGGCGTGGACAAGGTGATCCTGGCGCTGGTGCTGGTGCAATGGGGCCACTACGCGCGCATCATGCGCGGCCGCGCGCTGCAGGAGCGGCGCAAGGAATACGTGGAGGCCGCCGCCAACCTGGGCTTCCCGGCCTGGCGCATCATGGCCTTCCACCTGCTGCCGAACTGCCTGGGCCCGGTCATGGTGTTCGCCACCATCCAGATCGCGACCGCGATCGCGCTGGAAGCCACGCTGTCCTTCCTGGGCGTGGGCGTGCCCATCACCGAGCCGTCGCTGGGCCTGTTGATCTCCAATGGCTTCCAGTATCTGCTCTCGGGCGACTACTGGATCAGCCTGTTCCCGGGCATCGCCCTGCTGCTGCTGATCCTGTCCATCAACATCGTCGGCGACCGCCTCCGCGAAAGCCTGGACCCGAAAAGATGA
- a CDS encoding ABC transporter permease gives MALFILRRLIQSLFVLLAVSVVVFFAVYAVGDPIELLVSPEASQAAREAMIARLGLDLPVWQQYTGFLWRALHGDLGVSFVHGIPAIELIVQRIPATFELVVVAIGLTCVIGIPLGLVAGLYRDEPLGRGIMASSVLGFSLPNFWQGMMLILLFAVWLGWLPATGRGDTVTVLGVRLSILTADGWSHLIMPAINLALANIALVLRLTASGVVEARSQDYVKFARAKGVKPGRIVRRHILRNILIPVVTVIGMEFGTLIAYSTITETVFAWPGMGKLLIDSVHQLDRPVVVAYVMLVTLIFVVINLVVDILYAALDPRVQLVTPAQ, from the coding sequence GTGGCCCTATTCATCTTGCGCAGGTTGATACAGAGCCTGTTCGTACTGCTGGCCGTCTCGGTCGTGGTCTTCTTCGCGGTGTATGCCGTGGGCGACCCGATCGAGCTGCTGGTCAGCCCCGAGGCCAGCCAGGCCGCCCGCGAAGCCATGATCGCCCGCCTCGGGCTGGACCTGCCCGTATGGCAGCAGTACACGGGCTTCCTGTGGCGCGCGCTGCACGGCGACCTGGGCGTGTCCTTCGTCCACGGCATCCCCGCCATCGAGCTGATCGTACAGCGCATCCCGGCCACCTTCGAACTGGTGGTCGTGGCCATCGGGCTGACCTGTGTCATCGGCATCCCGCTGGGGCTGGTCGCCGGCCTGTACCGTGACGAGCCGCTGGGCCGGGGCATCATGGCCTCGTCGGTGCTGGGCTTCTCGCTGCCCAACTTCTGGCAGGGCATGATGCTGATCCTGCTGTTCGCCGTATGGCTGGGCTGGCTGCCGGCCACGGGCCGCGGCGACACCGTCACCGTGCTCGGCGTGCGTCTGTCGATCCTGACCGCCGACGGCTGGTCGCACCTGATCATGCCGGCCATCAACCTGGCGCTGGCCAACATCGCGCTGGTGCTGCGCCTGACCGCCTCGGGCGTGGTCGAGGCGCGCAGCCAGGACTACGTGAAGTTCGCGCGCGCCAAGGGCGTCAAGCCGGGCCGCATCGTGCGCCGCCACATCCTGCGCAACATCCTGATCCCCGTGGTGACCGTGATCGGCATGGAATTCGGCACGCTGATCGCGTACTCCACCATCACCGAGACGGTGTTCGCCTGGCCCGGCATGGGCAAGCTGCTGATCGACAGCGTCCACCAGCTGGACCGCCCCGTGGTGGTGGCCTACGTGATGCTGGTCACCCTGATCTTCGTGGTCATCAACCTGGTCGTGGACATCCTGTACGCCGCGCTCGACCCGCGCGTGCAGCTCGTGACCCCCGCTCAATAA